From the Jilunia laotingensis genome, the window ACAAAACATGAAGAGATCGGCTTTTGACACAACTTAGTATAGTTTTATTAAGGAATCATAGGAGGTGGAATACAAAGATTATCTTGTCGCGTGGTACAAGGATCCTTTATTGCATATAGATCAAAATCTCCACTTTCAATAGTCCCTCCTTCATATTTACAGCATTGCTGACTACCATCCGAAGTAAGCCCACCAGCATTATTAGCACTGTTATTTGCACTTGTGGAAGAGCCACCGCTGTTAGCATATTTGCACCCACATTGGCAACAACCAACTTCACCACCGCCTAAAACGCGGCACATCTCAAGCTCATTCAACTCAGAACCCGAAATTTCATGTAATT encodes:
- a CDS encoding TIGR04149 family rSAM-modified RiPP, whose product is MKTDKLKLHEISGSELNELEMCRVLGGGEVGCCQCGCKYANSGGSSTSANNSANNAGGLTSDGSQQCCKYEGGTIESGDFDLYAIKDPCTTRQDNLCIPPPMIP